Genomic segment of Bacteroidota bacterium:
GCGTGGGATCTTATTGCGAAAATTCCGGGCGTGATGATCGATGCGAACAACAACATTACACTTCGTGGAAAACCGGGAGTGGCCGTTTATTTCGATAACAAGAATACTTACCTGGGAGGAGATGCGCTGGTGAATTATCTCCAGAATATTTCTGCAGCAGATGTGATTTCGGTACAGATCATTTCTAATCCTTCTGCAAAATACGATGCACAGGGAACGGGTGGCATTCTCAATATCGTTACAAAAAAAGGATCGCAACTCGGATTCAATGGCAATGCCCGGGCCGGGATCGCTGAAGCATTTTATCCGAAATACGAAGGAGGGTTCGGTTTTAATTATGCAAAAGAAAAATTCAACGTCTATGGAAAATACGATATAGGCCGGCGCGATAACATTGAACGATTTTACATCAACAGGAATATTCCCTACAATAATATCACGACGAACTATAACCAGTTCAGTTCGAAAAAAAATCAACCGCTCGGACAAACAGTACGCCTGGGCGCGGATATGTACGCGAAGCACGGCATTACGTGGGGCGTGCGCACGGAAGGATCGCTATCGAACGAAAAAAACTTTGCAACCAATACCACTATGCTTTCAACAGTTGGTTCCGATACTACAATGGGGCTTTACCAGGGCAATACGGAAAATAATATTTTCCAGAACCTGAATGGAAATATTTATTTCGACCAGAAACTGGATACACTGGGAACAGAATTATCTGCAAGCGCCGATGCGCTTTATTACAACATCGATAACACTTCTGATTTCACGCTGAACACTTACGACAATTCCGGAAACGAAATTTCCCCGACGGCTTATTCGAGAATGAATACGCATTCCAAAATGAATATTTATGTGGAACAAATGGATTACACAAAACCGTACGGAAAAAAATACAAACTGGAATCGGGAGTGAAGAGCAGCTACGTAGCAACAGACAATACAATGAAATTCGAGAACGAAGTAAATAGTACCTGGGAAAATGATACCACGAAATCGAACCAGTTCATTTACAAAGAAACTATTCTCGCTGCTTATGCAAATGGTTATGCCACTTACGGCAACTGGCAATTCGAAGCCGGCCTTCGCGGAGAACAAACCATCTCCGACGGAAATTCGCCGACGGTGAACACGCATCTCACGAAAACTTATTTCCAGCTTTTCCCCAGTGTTTTCATCCTGCAGAAATTCGGGAAACACAGTGCAATGAATTATACATATTCACGCCGGGTGAATCGCCCCGACTACATGGATCTGAATCCTTTCGTTTCTTACCTCGACAGGTACACTTACGAAAAAGGAAATCCTTATTTGCAACCGGAGATCGTGAATAATGCGGAGATCACTTATTCATTCATGGATGCACTCACTGTTACTGCCGGCGGAAGTCTCGTGAGCAATGCGATGACTGATGTTACTCAGCAGGAAGATGCAACCGGAATTGGTTATAAAACAACAGTGAACCTGAAAACAGTTCAGCATGGTTATCTCGGATTTTCTTGTCCCGTTCCTATTGGTAACTGGCTGATGATGGAAAATGATTTCAATTATATGTATGATCGTTATTCCTCGGTGCTGTACGGAACAACCATTGACAACAGGAATAATACATGGACCGCGTCAAGCAATCTCACCGTTTCTCTTCCAGGTAACTTAAAATTCCAGGCATGGGGATGGTACAATGCTCCTGCTACGTACGGAATTTTTCACATGAAAGAAAGATGGGGAACCGGTGCAGGAATTTCCGGAACGTTCTGCAATAAACAGCTGAATGTTTTGTTGAATGTTTCTGATATTTTCCGCTCGAACGGAATGCGCGCTACCATAAATTTCCAGAACCAGGATATGTCGCTTCGTTTTGTTCCGGAATCTCCGCGGGTGTACCTGCGCGTGCGTTACTCATTCGGAAATTCAAAAGCAACAAGAAAAGCAGAAACGAAAACAGGCGCCGATGAATTGAAAGACAGAACAGGTGGAAATAAATAGCGACAGTTGTCAGCAGCAGTAAGCAGCCTGCCCGGCGAATCGAAGTGCAGGCGGCCACTTTCGTACCAATGAATATGCACCGAAAGAATTTTCTTTCTTAACTTTTCGGAAATTAACCCCCGATGAAAAAATATTTTTCACTCTTCATTTTATTTTTTCTTCCTCTTTTTTCTTTTGCAACGCACGTGGTTGGCGGAACTATCATGTACCGTTCTCTCGGGGGAAGTTCGTACGAAGTAACCCTTCGTTTGTACCGCAATTGCTCCTCAGGAAATCCGACATTGCCGAATACAGTAACGATACAGGTGCGTGATGTGAATGGAAATTTATTCTCGCCCGACAAAAGTATCACCACTTCGCTCGACTCAACAGTTCCTGTTCCTTCTTATTTACCTGCATGTATTTCTAATCCTGGATTGTGTTACGAAGAAGGATGCTACACGCAGATCGTAAATAATTTTCCAGCACAGCCCGGCGGCTATCATCTCTATTTTCAATATTGCTGCCGGCCCACGAATACGATCAATATCATAAATCCGCTTTCGACAGGAATGTCACTCTACACTTTTATTCCGGATGCAACTGTCATCACTCCTGATAATAGTCCGCGCTGGAATCTTGCTCCTCCTCTATTCGAATGCCAGGGCACGCCGATGAATTATAATTATGCTGCAACAGATGCTGATGGAGATTCTCTTGTGTTTTCTTATTACACTCCGTACAGTGATCCTGCTCCCACGTTTCCTTCCGGTGTTGCAACGTTCACTCCCATTACATGGGTTGCAGGATTTGGCGCAAATAATTCCTGCGGCGGGCCTAATCTCACTATGAATTCTCAAACAGGATTTGTTTCCGGCACTCCGCAGAATGTGGGCGATTACCAGCACGGAGTTTTGTGCGAAGAATTCCGCAACGGAATAAAGATCTCCGAGATCAGAAGAGATTATCCTTTTGTGGTGGTGAATTGTCCGCCGGCTCCACTCGCTTCATTTTTCGCTCCTGCAGTTTCCTGCTATGGGAATACTGTTCAGTTTACGAACAACAGCATGAATGCAACAAATTATTTCTGGGACTTCGGAGATCCTTCTACTACGAGTGATACTTCTACTGCAGCAAATCCTTCGTGGGGGTATGCAAATCCGGGAACGTACACGATCACGCTCATTGCAGATCCGAATACAGGTTGTGCCGATACCACAACAATGGCTATTACCATTGAAGAAGTTTATGCAGCATTCATTGTCAATGATACACTCTATTCCGGTTTTACTTCGCAGTTCACAGATAGTTCGTGGAGCAGTGACGGATCGCCGATGGTTTCCTGGACGTGGGATTTCGGTGACGCAAGTGCAAATTCCAATTTGCAGAATCCGACACACGTTTATTCTGCGATCGGAAATTACACAGTGACATTAACAGTGTTGAGTGCCAATGGATGCCTTTCTACGGTCACGCAAATAATTTATGTTGACCTTCCGAATGCAATTCATTCCAATGAGGAAATTTCTTTCAGCATCATTCCGAATCCTTCTGATGGAAATTTCAAAATCACAAACCTTAATGTGAATGAAAATTATCAGATGCAAATCTCTGATGTTGCCGGAAGAATTATTCTCAACAGAAATTCACTCGGCGAAAAAACCCTGAATTTGAATATGAATGTTGCTCCTGGAATTTACTTCTTCAGGTGCATTGCTAATGGAAAAGAGTCAGAGGAAAAGATTATCGTGCAATAAGTCTTGCCGGCTTTAGATATCCAATCCAAAATCAACATTCAACGATCAAAAATCATTTCCCACCCATCTTCGTGTACTGGTCAAAATAATATTGCGCATCAGCCGTATCGTGCTGCTTCAGGTAATTTGTTTCGATCATCCGGTAAGGAGAAGGATCCTGCGGACGCAGTTTTATCAATTCGAGAAATGCTGCTGTAGAGCGATCATAATTTCCTGCCATTCCATTTACATTCGCAAGTTTATCCCAGGCACGATCCGATTTCGGATTCAGCTTCACCGAATTTTCAAACTGCGCGATCGCTTTCAAAGTATCGCGCATGTTCAAATACGCTTCGCCGAGATTCGTACTGAGATAATCATTCTTCGGATTTGCTTTCAGTCCGCCTGCGCACGCCCACGCAGCGCTGTCGTAACGCTGGTACATCATGTACGCGTCGCAAAGATTCGAATACACGGTGAGATCATTCGGTTCATATTTTCTGACATGAAAAAAATCGATGTTGTTTTTCGACCACGCTGCCGATTCTTTATAATGGCCGCGATTGTATTCCACCTGGCCGAGGCACAAGAGAGAACGGAAATCGGAGGTGTCGATCTTCGCCGCTGTGGTAAGTTCAACGTACGAACGATCGAGCATATCTTTTCGCTGCGGATCATTTTTATCTTTTATTGCAAATGCAGCATTCATCAGCACGATACCATAATTCTGGCGCACGCGCCCACTCCCGGGCGAAACTTCTGCATCTGCAGTGAAAAGTTTCGCTTCTGTTTCCCAATCCTGGCTTCGTGAAAAAGTTCTCCAGCTGTAAATAATACATACCGGGAGAAGAAAATAAATGATCTTGCTGCTTAATAAAATATTTTTATCTGCTTTCATGAATTTCATCAATAGATAAACGAGCGCTATACTTGAACCGATAGAAGGAACAAAAAGAAAACGATCGGCCATTGTTGCGCCAACAAGAATGAGCACATTGGAAGTGAGCGCGAATGTGATGAAGTAAAAAATAATCCCGAATGAAATGACCGGTTCGCTTTTGAATTTTTTAAAAGCAAAATAAACAAGGGCGATACAAACGACGATTGCAATGAGTGTAACCGGGTCGCCGATCCCCACAATGGGTTCCTGATTGTAGGAGTAATCATAAGCGAGCGGGTAACCGAGAAAAAGTTTCTGAAAATATTTTCCCTGCATGCTCATTGCCGTTGCAAAACGATGCAGGAGCTCGTGCGCTGCCGTCAGTGAATTATCGCCGCGATCATAGCTGATCATTTTCACAGGCGCATTCGCGATCACGAGCGCATGCCACACGTACCACACCAGCGTGACCGCCGCAAAAACAGTTAAAGGTTTCACCAGTTGCTTCCATTCTTTTTCACGGAACATCCAGATCGCGAAGAATGCCATTGGAATGAAAAGCACAGCGCCTTCTTTCGACAGCAGCGAGAGGAAAAGAAAAAATGCCGACCACAAAAGCGATTTTATTTTTTTTTCGTCCCACCATTTCAGGAAACGATCCATCATGAGCAGGAAAAAAATGAGCGAAAGAATTTCATCGCCGCTTTTAATATTCGCCACCACTTCGGTGTGCACCGGCAGAACGATCCACAGTAGTGTTACGCCAATGGAAAACCAAACGGAGAGGTCGCGGAATAATTTCCGGAGTGTACGGAAAAGTAAAAACGAGCAAACCGCATAGAGCAACACATTCGTAAAATGAAAAACGTGCGGGCTATCCGGAGCAAAAGCCCATTCAACAGCGAAGAGAATAAGTGAAACAGGGCGGAACAATCCTGCATTGGTATCCCAGAATCCGGCCCAGTAAAATGTGTGAAGAATTTGCCCTATTCCTCCGAAACCGAGATGCACAAATTTATTCTGGCGGATGACCGCAATATCGTCGAGCGCATAATCATAATTGATGGTCTGCACATAGAGAATAAACGCGAATGCGCCGAGCAGCAAGGCCGTATGATTTTCCTTCCACACAAATCCTGACGCAGTTTTTACCGCTGCCTGTTTTTGTTTTGCTTTCAGTTTTGCCACGCGTTGAAATTACAAAAGTCAATTCATAAAAAACCTTTTCACAGGATAATGAATTTCTCCGTTCCTGAATTATTTCAAATTCAAAGTGAAGAATCCTATAATGAACTTTAGGGCATCTCTAAAAACACAGAAATGCAAGGCGGGCAAGTCTGAAAAACCGGAGTTTACTATTCGTAAATGAGGATTTTGAGGACGTAGCCCTACGCAGCAGTTCGAAGTTATTAGAGATGCCCTATATTAGCTTCTTCCTGAATGACGCATTTCAAATACAAAATATCGTTCCCATGAAAAAAAATTACGTCCTGATTATTCTGAATTTATTTTTCTGCGCTGCACTTTTTTCGCAAGGCACCTGGACACCGAAATTAAGTTTGCCCGGAAATGGCCGGCAGTACGGAACTGCTTTTTCCATTGGCACAAAAGGATATATTACCTGCGGCGCCGATTGTTTTTCGGCGGCCTGTTACAAAAATGATCTCTGGGAATGGGACCAGGTTACAAACGCGTGGACGCAAATGGCAAATTTTCCCGGAACAGCACGGATAGGTGCGGTAAGTTTTTCCATCGGAACTAAAGGATATGCAGGAACAGGAAACGATGGCGCTTACAAAAAAGATTTTTATGAATGGGATCAAACGAATAATACATGGACACCGAAAGCAAATTTTCCGGGAACCGCGAGACAAGATGCTGTAGGATTTTCCGTTGACAGTTTGGGTTACATCGGCACAGGAAAAGGGCCGGGGCCAAAAATTGATATGTATGAATATCATCCTTCTTCCGATACGTGGATCGTGAAATCGAATTTTCCAGGCACAGGAAAATATGCGGCCGTTGCATTTTCCATTGGCAATAAAGGATATCACTGCACCGGTTTCCAGGGAGGAACTCCGCCTTACACTTCTGAATTGTGGGAATGGGATCAGTCCACAGATGCGTGGACGCAAATGGCAAGTTTGTCCGGAGCTGCGCGGATTTATGGAGTTGGATTTTCCATTGGTGCAAAAGGATATGTGGGAACCGGATACAATGTCGACAGTATTCCCGCTGAGTTCCGCGATTTCTGGGAATGGGACCAGGGAACGAACACGTGGACGCAACAGGCGAATTATGGTTATGGAAATGTTGCGTACGGAATGGGATTCTCCATTGGAATTTATGGATACATCATGGGCGGAGGAACTTCTTCCACGTTCAGCAATAATCTCTGGCAATGGGGGCCAACGGTTACCTCTGTGAATGAAAATAATATTGCTGAAGAAATTTCTGTTTATCCTAATCCTTCCAATGGAAAATTCAGAATTATGGGAATGATCCCGATAGCTATCGGGACGAAAACTGAAATTGAAATTTATGATCTCGCCGGAGAAAAAATTTATCAATCAGAAATTTCAGAGGCGAATGCGGAGATCGATCTATCCGGAAATGCAAAAGGCGTTTATGCGGTGAAGATAAATAACGGAGGAAAGAATTATTTTCAGCGCGTTGTTGTTGAATGAAAATTTGAAGAATAAAAAAAATCCGTCTTCCGACAATGTTTACTTTTTGAATCTTTGAATCTCGAATTTTTGAATTCTGAATTTTAAATCCGCCAAAGGCGGTTACCATCCCAATATCCACGCAAAAATAAGAGGAGCACAGATCGTCGCATCACTTTCCACAATGAATTTCGGCGTGTTGATGTCTAATTTTCCCCATGTAATTTTTTCATTCGGCACGGCACCTGAATAAGAACCGTAAGAAGTAGTTGAATCAGAGATCTGGCAGAAATAACTCCAGAACGGAACATCATGCCACTCAAGATCCTGGTACATCATCGGCACAACACAAATCGGAAAATCTCCTGCAATTCCTCCACCGATCTGGAAAAATCCAACTCCTTTTCCGGAAGAATTTTTCCTGTACCAGTCGGCGAGCCACACCATATATTCAATTCCGCTTTTCATGGTCGTGGCCGTCAATTCTTTTTTGATCACATAACTCGCGAAAATATTTCCCATCGTGGAATCTTCCCAACCGGGAACTACGATCGGAATATTTTTTTCCGCCGCCGCAAGCATCCAGGAATTTTTCGGATCGATCTCATAGTATTGTTTCAGAACTCCGCTGTTGATCATTTTATACATGAACTCATGCGGAAAATAACGTTCGCCTTTTTTATCAGCGTCTTTCCACAATTCAACAATATGTTTCTGCAAACGGCGGAATGCTTCTTCTTCCGGAATGCAGGTATCTGTTACGCGGTTCAAACCTTTTTCAAGCAAAGCCCATTCCTCTTTAGGAGTAAGATCACGATAATTCGGAACACGTTTGTAATGTGAATGCGCAACAAGATTCATCAGATCCTCTTCGAGATTCGCGCCGGTGCAAGAGATGATCGCAATTTTATCCTGGCGTATCATTTCTGCAAGAGAAATTCCGAGTTCGGCAGTACTCATCGCGCCCGCAAGAGAAACAAGCATCTTTCCTCCTTCGAGTAAATGTGTTTCATATCCTATAGCAGCATCTTTTAAAGCAGCAGCATTGAAATGTCTGTAATGATGATCGACGAATTGAGAGATGGGACCTTTATTCATTTTGTTTTTTTTATTGAGTGTGGCAAAAGTAATTGTTGGTCGTTGAATTGTTGGTCATTGGTGGTATTTTTTGCTGTCGTGTAAAGTTTCTACTAATTGAACATTAAAAAATTCTACTGAAATAGTCAGATTTTCTCCGTGTTGAAGCAAAACATTTCTCCTAAAATCTTGACCACCAATGACCAACGGCTTAATGAACAACGCGAATGAACAATTCAACAACTTCTCCACATCCTGTTCATATTACTTGACTTGAGTTGTATTGCACATTACTTTTGCCGCCAAGATCAATACTGATATCCTACAGGCGGGTCGACGCCGAAACCAGTAAAGATCCCCCGACAACTCCTCCATCTTCTCATCACAATGAAAAAAATTTTACTCGCGATCTTTTCGCTTGGCATGGCTTCGTCTGCATTTTCGCAAGCCGCATGCTCCGAATTATTCTTCTCCGAAATCGTAGAAGGAACCGGCAATAATAAAGCCATTGAAATTTATAATCCGACTGCTAATCCTGTTGCACTTTCCAATTACAGGATCGTGCGCTGCTCGAATGGTTCTTCCATTGGCACCGATAGTCTCCAACTCACCGGAACTGTTGCCGCGCATGATGTGTGGATCGTTGCGAACGGCCAAACAACTTCTTCAGCAAATTCTCCTGCGTGCGATACGGCGCTGCAGAATATGGCCGATCAACTCGGCGGCGCTTATCCTGATCCTTTATATGAGAATGGAAATGATGCAATTCTTCTTGTAAAAATTTCTCCTTATTCAGTCATCGATATTTTCGGAAAGATCGGCGAGAATCCGGGCCAAAGCTGGAGCGATGTGTTTCCTTATACAGATGCACAGGGAACGTGGTGGACAAAAGATCATACGCTAATCCGCAAATCAACTGTTACAGGAGGCAACATGGTCAATCCAACTGCATTCAACGTTACTACAGAATGGGATTCTCTTCCGGTGAATACGTGGAGCAATCTCGGAGTTCATAATTCTACCTGCAGCGCAAGCGGAATTTTCGAGAATGGAAATGCATCTGCAAAAATTTCGGTGTATCCTAATCCTGCGGAGAATTTCATCAATGTGAATGCAAACAGCATGATCACAGAGATCCGTCTTTATAATATGTTCGGTGAGCTGGTGAGCGATCGCTCGTATGGCAAAGGTGAAATGGATCCTTTTCACACCTTCGATCTCAACGGAATTTCTTCCGGACTTTATCTCCTCGAAGTAAGATCACTCAACGGAATAACCTCGGCGAAGATCAGCGTGCGTTGATCTTTTCAAAAAAGAAAAGCCATACTGCTTTGGCGAAGAATGGCTTTTCAATTTCCATTGAGATGAAAACTTTTTTATTCATTTTCTTCTTCCTGTTTGCGAACGTGAAATTTTTTGCACAGCAAACTGTAACCGGAACCGTTACCGATGGCGGAACCGGCGAAGCGCTCATTGGTGCGGTAGTCATTTCAGATAATGGAAAAGTTGCCGCCGCATGCGATGTGAATGGAAACTATAAAATGAATCTTGCCAATGGCGATCATGTTCTGCAAGTGAAATTTGTAGGATACAGCTGTGACTCTGTTGTTGTTCACGTACAGGGAAAACCGGTGATACAGAATTTTTCATGCTCCAATTCATCCATGAAAGAAGTGATCATTGTTTCTGATGTTGCTATTGACAGAAAAACCCCTGTTGCATTTTCGAATGTGGGCGAATTGAAAATTCAGGAAGAAGGCGGTTCGCGCGATATGACGATGCTTCTGAATTCAACACCGGGCGCGTATGCATCCGAGCAAGGCGGTGGCGCGGGCGATTCGAGAATAAATATCCGCGGTGTCGATCAGAGAAATATCGGCGTGATGGTGGATGGAGTTCCGATGAATGATATGGAGAACGGACAGGTGTATTGGGCAAACTGGGACGGGCTCATGGATGCAACGCGCACGATACAGGTGCAGCGCGGACTCGGCGCATCTCGTCTTGCGATCTCTTCTGTTGGAGGAACAATTAATATTCTCACGAAAGGAATAGATCAGCAACAGAGTTTTACTGTTCGCACGGATTTCGGAAGCAACAATATGCAGAAAATGTATTTCGGTTTTAACTCGGGCGAATTTCATAACGGCTGGGGTGTAACTCTTGCAGGTTCGCGAAGAACAGGAAATGGTTATGCCGATCAGACGTGGGATGATGAGTACGCGTATTTTTTTAAAGTGCAGAAAAGAATGGGCGCTCATCTTTTTACATGGAGTGTGAACGGCGCTCCGCAAATGCACGCACAGCGATACGATAAATTATCGGCTGCGGTGTATGATAAAAAATATGCTCAGTCACTCGGCATCAATGTCGATTCTGTTTATGCAAGCAATGCGTACACCACTTCCACGCAACAGGACCGCGGGCTTCGTTACAATCCGAATTGGGGAAATTTCACTTACAGGGACGGACAACATGGAATATTATCGCAGGATATAAATTTTTATCACAAACCGCTTTTCAATTTTTCTTATTTCTGGACTCCGAATGAAAAATTCACTTTGTCGGCGGTGTCTTATGTTTCGATAGGCAATGGAGGCGGAACAAATTTCAATCAAACTCCAACGAGAGATACGCTCACCGGCCAATTGAATCTCACATCAGTTTACAACACGAACAGTTCTACCATCGATGCACTTTACAGTTCTACCGAACATAAATCGACACGCTATCTGCAGGCCGGCATGAATAATCATAAATGGGCCGGCACTCTTGTTACTGCAACGTGGGCTCCCACTTCAGATCTCACAGTTCTGCTGGGTGTCGATGCACGATATTACAATGGAATTCATTATGGGAAAGTGTATGACCTTGTGGGCGGAGATTATTATGGTGAAGCAAATCCAACGGATGCCAATCAGCCAAGAGGAACTTTTCTCGGTGATCCGAATTTCCAGTATTACAAAAAACAGGTCGGATCGAAAGTGGGTTATTACAATGAAAGTTTTGTGAACTGGCTCGGGGGATTCACACAGGCGGAGTATTCCAAAAAAAACTGGAGTGCATTTCTTACATGTTCTGCATCGCAAACACACTACCAGCGTCTCGATCATTTCAAGAAACAGGATATTGTTCTTGATGACGGAACTGTAGTGCCGATGATCGTTGGTTACAATGAAGTTTATTACACCAACGGAACACAGAGCGGAGTTGCACAGAATGGAGCAACGGTTACCACGAGCGGTGATACTACTTTCATCAATAATCCCGGCAACAATGATTACACGATCGTGAATGCAAAATCTTATTCCTGGAATGGCGATCACGCGCGCACGGCACGCACGGAGAAAAAAACGTATCCGGGATTCACGATCAAAGGCGGCGCTAATTATAACCTGGATGAGCATTACAATATTTTTTTCAATACCGGTTACATGCAGCTTGCTCCTCGTTTCAATACGGTGTTTGATAACAACAATCGTCTTTACCCGAACATCAAGAACCAGGAGATCACTGCTTTTGAAATGGGATTCGGTGCGCGTTTCGGAAAATTTGCAGCCAACCTGAATGGTTATTACACCTACTGGAAAAATAAAGCGCCGCAGAATTCGCCTACACTTACAACGCCTGATGGAAAATTCACTTATGATCTCAACGGATTAAATACTTTGCTTAAAGGAGTAGAACTTGATTTCAATTACCAGCCGATCGAACATTTGCAACTCGAAGGATTACTTTCTATTGGTGACTGGAAATATTTTTCACGCGGAACAGTTTATCTCTACGATGCAAATTATGTGCTCGTGGATACGATCAATTACAGCGCGATGAATATTCACATGGGCGATGCAGCGCAAACTCAGGTGGGAGCCGCGCTGCGATGGGAACCTTTAAAAGGATTTTACATTAAACCGCGTTTCACTTATTTCAGCCGTTACTATTCGAATTTTGATCCTATTCTCCTGAGTGAAGTGAAAGATTTTGCGGGAACTGTAGTAAGTGATTATCGTGATCGCGAATCGTGGAAAATGCCGGCGTACGGATTGTTCGACATTAATGCAGGATACGAGATAAAGGAAAATGTGGATAAAGAAAAAAACAGGTATGTGAAAGTCGGATTCAATATTGGCGTAACCAATCTTCTTGATTCAAAATACATCAGCGATTCTATGAACGGAAGCGGATTCAACGCCGACACTGCTCTCGTATATTTCGGCCCGGGCCGGAGATGGAATGCAGGAATGCGATTCGTTTTCTGAAAAAATATTACCATTCAAACTTTCAATAAAAAAAGTCTAAACAAAAAAAATAAAATGAAAAAGATCATTACCGCACTTTTTTCCATCGCAGTAATTTCTGCGATCGCGCAAACAACACTGCCCACCGCATGGAGTTTTACTACCACTTCTTTTCCCAATGGATGGTCCGCTTCTGGAAATACGTATTACACCGGTTCGGGCAACACGCCTCCCGCGTGCAAATTCGATAACACCGCCGACTGGGTGCAGATTTATTTTTCCGGAACTCCCGGGCAACTTTCTTATTACATCGCCGGAAATTCATTTGCGAGCGGAACTTTCGATATTGAAGAATCGGTGAATGGATCTTCGTGGACGAATCTCCATTCGTTCAACGATGTTACACTTCCGGTTTCTACTTACACTTTGTTCACCGACAATGTGAATGCGACGAGTCATTACGTTCGTTTTATTTACACAAACAAAGTCACCGGAAATGTAGGGCTTGATGATGTAAATCTTGATCCTGCACCTGCCGGCCCGCAACAGGAAATAAATGTGAAATACAATTCGAGCACTGTTCTCACCGGCGGTTCAACCTGGTTCTCTTCTCCTGTTTCGACGATGACACCGGAAAATTTCACAATTGAAAACCTGGGAACTGCAAATACACTGAATATTTCTTCAGCAATTATTTCCGGCCCCGATGCAGCAGATTTTTCGGTTGCTTCATTTCCTCCGGCTGTTGCCGCATTAACCAATGGAACACTCACTGTGAATTTTACTCCTTCAGCAAGTGGCACACGCACGGCAGTGCTTACGATCAATAATGACGATGCCGATGAAAGCGCTTACATCATCAACCTTAACGGTGTTGGCGGAAATTTTGCAACGGAACCCACTTCATCGCCAACCAACCTGAATTTTACCAATGTAAAATCGTATCGCATTAAAGTAAATTACAATGCTGCATCCTCTTCTCCCGATGGATATATTGTGCTGCGCAGGGACGGCGCTGCGGTTATGGATATTCCGGTTGATGGAACAATTTATTCTGTGGGTGATGCTATCGGCGCAAGTAAAGTGGCTTACGTGGGAACAGGAATATCATTCTGGGCAAATTATATTGGCGCGTCCATGAATTATGATTTTGCTGTTTTCTCTTATAATGGCCCGGGCGTTTACAGGAATTATCTCACTTCATCTTCCCTGTCCGGAAATGTGAATTCATCCGCGTCTATGCAACCTGCAAATTATTACAGCACCATCGATCCTGCCGCTCCCACATTTG
This window contains:
- a CDS encoding PKD domain-containing protein; this encodes MKKYFSLFILFFLPLFSFATHVVGGTIMYRSLGGSSYEVTLRLYRNCSSGNPTLPNTVTIQVRDVNGNLFSPDKSITTSLDSTVPVPSYLPACISNPGLCYEEGCYTQIVNNFPAQPGGYHLYFQYCCRPTNTINIINPLSTGMSLYTFIPDATVITPDNSPRWNLAPPLFECQGTPMNYNYAATDADGDSLVFSYYTPYSDPAPTFPSGVATFTPITWVAGFGANNSCGGPNLTMNSQTGFVSGTPQNVGDYQHGVLCEEFRNGIKISEIRRDYPFVVVNCPPAPLASFFAPAVSCYGNTVQFTNNSMNATNYFWDFGDPSTTSDTSTAANPSWGYANPGTYTITLIADPNTGCADTTTMAITIEEVYAAFIVNDTLYSGFTSQFTDSSWSSDGSPMVSWTWDFGDASANSNLQNPTHVYSAIGNYTVTLTVLSANGCLSTVTQIIYVDLPNAIHSNEEISFSIIPNPSDGNFKITNLNVNENYQMQISDVAGRIILNRNSLGEKTLNLNMNVAPGIYFFRCIANGKESEEKIIVQ
- a CDS encoding TonB-dependent receptor produces the protein MKNLLFILSCFFHLSNSYAIGFNGSGISGRVLDQEKKPLQFAIVTLLNSGDSSLAKGATTDENGNFSLGEIVPGNYFLTVNLAGFEKFTRDSILFSETNQTVLPDIILVPQKEMKEVTISAAQPLFEQKPDMLIMNVENSPVKISGTAWDLIAKIPGVMIDANNNITLRGKPGVAVYFDNKNTYLGGDALVNYLQNISAADVISVQIISNPSAKYDAQGTGGILNIVTKKGSQLGFNGNARAGIAEAFYPKYEGGFGFNYAKEKFNVYGKYDIGRRDNIERFYINRNIPYNNITTNYNQFSSKKNQPLGQTVRLGADMYAKHGITWGVRTEGSLSNEKNFATNTTMLSTVGSDTTMGLYQGNTENNIFQNLNGNIYFDQKLDTLGTELSASADALYYNIDNTSDFTLNTYDNSGNEISPTAYSRMNTHSKMNIYVEQMDYTKPYGKKYKLESGVKSSYVATDNTMKFENEVNSTWENDTTKSNQFIYKETILAAYANGYATYGNWQFEAGLRGEQTISDGNSPTVNTHLTKTYFQLFPSVFILQKFGKHSAMNYTYSRRVNRPDYMDLNPFVSYLDRYTYEKGNPYLQPEIVNNAEITYSFMDALTVTAGGSLVSNAMTDVTQQEDATGIGYKTTVNLKTVQHGYLGFSCPVPIGNWLMMENDFNYMYDRYSSVLYGTTIDNRNNTWTASSNLTVSLPGNLKFQAWGWYNAPATYGIFHMKERWGTGAGISGTFCNKQLNVLLNVSDIFRSNGMRATINFQNQDMSLRFVPESPRVYLRVRYSFGNSKATRKAETKTGADELKDRTGGNK
- a CDS encoding glycosyltransferase family 39 protein gives rise to the protein MAKLKAKQKQAAVKTASGFVWKENHTALLLGAFAFILYVQTINYDYALDDIAVIRQNKFVHLGFGGIGQILHTFYWAGFWDTNAGLFRPVSLILFAVEWAFAPDSPHVFHFTNVLLYAVCSFLLFRTLRKLFRDLSVWFSIGVTLLWIVLPVHTEVVANIKSGDEILSLIFFLLMMDRFLKWWDEKKIKSLLWSAFFLFLSLLSKEGAVLFIPMAFFAIWMFREKEWKQLVKPLTVFAAVTLVWYVWHALVIANAPVKMISYDRGDNSLTAAHELLHRFATAMSMQGKYFQKLFLGYPLAYDYSYNQEPIVGIGDPVTLIAIVVCIALVYFAFKKFKSEPVISFGIIFYFITFALTSNVLILVGATMADRFLFVPSIGSSIALVYLLMKFMKADKNILLSSKIIYFLLPVCIIYSWRTFSRSQDWETEAKLFTADAEVSPGSGRVRQNYGIVLMNAAFAIKDKNDPQRKDMLDRSYVELTTAAKIDTSDFRSLLCLGQVEYNRGHYKESAAWSKNNIDFFHVRKYEPNDLTVYSNLCDAYMMYQRYDSAAWACAGGLKANPKNDYLSTNLGEAYLNMRDTLKAIAQFENSVKLNPKSDRAWDKLANVNGMAGNYDRSTAAFLELIKLRPQDPSPYRMIETNYLKQHDTADAQYYFDQYTKMGGK